From Gloeomargarita sp. SKYB120, the proteins below share one genomic window:
- a CDS encoding MazG family protein, giving the protein MPPLHLLSVAQFTALEKPPLPALIANIPDQASLLHICNHCPYATSVCLFNHESVLFQGEPAQLTEQAGNWPYPLQLYIADPVRESYRELVDVVAQLRHPETGCPWDLAQTPQSLTPYIIEEAYETVHAIQTGQTAAIQEELGDLLLQVVLQAQMAQESGQFSVVDVAQGIREKLIRRHPHVFGDLSVEDVHTVRQNWETIKQQEQGHSLPEKLQHYVATFPPLIAAAKIYQKLKSRNLLPPDFTLDIYKSLQSYVQNPTPQTLGQLLFALVAAATEHHLDPHLALESFNRTCFPQHLDP; this is encoded by the coding sequence ATGCCGCCACTGCACCTGCTGTCGGTTGCCCAATTCACCGCACTGGAAAAGCCACCCTTACCAGCCCTGATTGCTAACATTCCTGACCAGGCCAGCTTGCTCCACATCTGCAACCATTGCCCTTACGCAACCTCGGTCTGTCTTTTTAACCACGAATCCGTCCTATTCCAGGGGGAACCCGCGCAATTGACTGAACAGGCGGGGAATTGGCCCTATCCCCTGCAACTGTACATCGCCGACCCGGTGCGCGAAAGCTACCGTGAGCTGGTGGACGTCGTTGCGCAACTGCGTCATCCCGAAACCGGTTGCCCGTGGGACTTGGCCCAAACGCCCCAGAGCCTAACCCCTTACATTATTGAAGAAGCCTACGAGACCGTTCACGCCATCCAAACCGGCCAGACCGCTGCGATTCAAGAAGAACTAGGCGATTTACTACTGCAGGTGGTCTTGCAGGCGCAAATGGCCCAGGAGTCGGGCCAGTTTTCGGTGGTGGACGTCGCCCAGGGGATTCGCGAAAAACTCATCCGCCGGCACCCCCATGTCTTCGGCGATTTAAGCGTTGAAGATGTCCATACCGTGCGCCAGAATTGGGAAACCATCAAGCAACAGGAACAAGGCCACTCGCTACCGGAAAAATTACAGCATTATGTGGCCACCTTTCCCCCCCTGATTGCCGCCGCTAAAATCTATCAGAAACTAAAATCCCGAAACCTGCTGCCGCCGGACTTCACTTTGGATATTTACAAATCCCTGCAAAGTTACGTACAGAACCCCACGCCCCAAACGCTAGGGCAATTGCTATTTGCACTCGTGGCTGCAGCGACGGAACACCATCTCGATCCACACCTGGCTTTAGAAAGCTTCAACCGGACCTGCTTCCCCCAACACCTTGATCCCTGA
- a CDS encoding ABC transporter permease: MKTSVLTSWWRNRLARWGALILLVLYTGMLFSDFLAPYDPYLGREDGTLLPPTAIEWRPWPHVYPTAQGPLNLETGERELVVDRTQPKPVRLFVRGYAYDWLRLTLPVPRRTERGWQVQDWVVFPGLRSDWHLFGVDAPAYLHLLGTDDQGRDQFSRLLLGSRISLSVGLVGIFITFPIGVVLGGIAGYAGGWVDALLMRLVEVLMTIPSVYLLVALAAVLPPGLTSAQRFLLIVFITSFVNWAGLARVIRGQVLSIKEQGFVQAARALGASPWGILWRHVLPQTTTYVIISATLTVPGFIVAESVLSLIGLGIEQPDASWGNMLSLATNVSIMLLHPWLVWPPAVLIILAVLGFNLLGDGLRDVLDPRQSDR; encoded by the coding sequence ATGAAAACCAGTGTTCTAACCAGTTGGTGGCGGAATCGGCTGGCGCGGTGGGGCGCGTTGATCCTGCTGGTGCTTTATACCGGGATGCTGTTTTCCGATTTTTTAGCGCCCTATGACCCCTACCTAGGCCGTGAAGATGGGACGTTACTCCCGCCTACAGCGATTGAATGGCGTCCTTGGCCCCACGTCTATCCCACCGCCCAAGGCCCTTTGAATCTGGAAACTGGCGAGCGGGAGTTGGTCGTGGACCGAACGCAACCGAAACCGGTGCGCTTGTTCGTGCGGGGTTATGCCTATGACTGGTTGAGATTAACGCTCCCGGTACCTCGGCGCACGGAGCGGGGTTGGCAGGTGCAGGATTGGGTGGTGTTTCCGGGCCTGCGCAGCGATTGGCATCTCTTTGGCGTGGACGCGCCGGCCTATTTGCACCTGCTGGGGACGGATGACCAGGGGCGGGACCAGTTCAGCCGGTTGCTGCTGGGCAGTCGCATCAGTCTGTCGGTGGGCTTGGTTGGCATTTTCATTACGTTTCCCATTGGGGTGGTGCTGGGGGGGATTGCTGGATACGCTGGTGGCTGGGTGGATGCCCTGTTGATGCGCCTGGTGGAAGTGCTCATGACCATTCCCAGCGTTTATCTATTGGTGGCGCTGGCGGCAGTGCTCCCACCAGGTCTCACGAGCGCCCAACGGTTTTTGTTAATCGTGTTCATCACGTCGTTTGTGAACTGGGCGGGTTTGGCGCGGGTGATCCGGGGGCAGGTGTTGAGCATCAAAGAGCAGGGGTTTGTGCAGGCGGCGCGGGCGCTGGGCGCGAGTCCCTGGGGCATTCTCTGGCGACACGTGCTCCCCCAGACCACCACGTATGTGATTATTTCGGCGACCCTGACCGTGCCAGGCTTTATCGTGGCCGAATCGGTGTTGAGCTTGATTGGGCTGGGGATTGAACAACCGGATGCCTCCTGGGGCAACATGCTATCGCTGGCGACCAATGTCTCCATCATGTTGTTGCACCCGTGGCTGGTGTGGCCGCCGGCGGTTCTCATCATCTTGGCGGTGTTGGGGTTCAATTTACTGGGGGATGGGTTGCGCGATGTGCTGGACCCCCGCCAGAGCGACCGTTAA
- a CDS encoding DUF3155 domain-containing protein translates to MARRRKRRSRRRLEGKKILECVPQYVLDSGEDKPVTAARRFIHAHGITPPALLLVRRNEHTVDRYFWAEKGLFGAQYVEENHFLFPSLRAHEAAVSATK, encoded by the coding sequence TTGGCTAGGAGACGTAAGCGTAGGAGTCGGCGTCGTTTGGAAGGCAAGAAAATTCTGGAGTGTGTGCCCCAGTACGTGTTGGACAGTGGTGAGGACAAACCAGTGACTGCTGCGCGGCGATTCATCCACGCCCACGGTATTACGCCACCAGCGCTGTTGCTGGTTCGTCGCAATGAACATACGGTGGACCGGTATTTCTGGGCGGAAAAAGGACTGTTCGGGGCGCAGTACGTGGAAGAAAACCACTTCCTGTTCCCAAGTTTGCGCGCCCATGAAGCGGCGGTCAGCGCCACGAAATAG
- the ispD gene encoding 2-C-methyl-D-erythritol 4-phosphate cytidylyltransferase, which yields MYVLIAAAGQGKRMGHDRNKLLLPLLGRPLLAWTLERVFQAQPVWVGVMAQPVDWPDFQAICDQLSSPVPVQWIPGGDTRQASVWNGLQALPPEAETVLVHDGARCLASPDLFRRCQAALATAVGAIAAIPVKDTIKIVRDPPYIDHTPERQHLWAAQTPQGFQVEVLKTCHQRALAEHWQTTDDAALLERYGYPVQVVPGEETNLKITTPADLRIAQALLTESIEWQQQL from the coding sequence ATGTACGTGCTGATTGCCGCCGCCGGTCAGGGCAAACGCATGGGGCATGACCGGAACAAATTACTGTTGCCGTTACTCGGGCGACCCCTGCTGGCCTGGACCCTAGAGCGGGTGTTCCAAGCGCAACCGGTGTGGGTGGGGGTCATGGCGCAACCCGTAGACTGGCCGGATTTCCAAGCCATTTGCGACCAGTTGTCCTCGCCGGTTCCAGTGCAGTGGATTCCCGGGGGCGATACCCGCCAAGCTTCGGTCTGGAATGGGTTACAAGCCCTGCCCCCTGAAGCCGAGACCGTTTTGGTCCACGACGGCGCCCGTTGTTTGGCCAGTCCCGACCTGTTCCGGCGTTGCCAAGCCGCCCTCGCGACAGCCGTGGGGGCTATTGCCGCGATTCCCGTCAAGGACACCATCAAAATCGTCCGTGACCCACCCTATATTGACCACACCCCAGAGCGCCAGCATCTGTGGGCCGCCCAGACGCCCCAGGGGTTTCAGGTCGAGGTGCTGAAAACTTGTCACCAGCGAGCTTTAGCAGAACACTGGCAAACGACTGACGATGCCGCCCTGCTAGAGCGCTATGGCTATCCTGTGCAGGTGGTCCCAGGCGAAGAGACCAACTTAAAAATTACAACCCCCGCCGACTTGCGCATCGCCCAGGCCCTGTTGACTGAGAGCATCGAGTGGCAACAGCAACTCTAG
- a CDS encoding FAD-binding protein — protein MNVDWGQVAEAFARVLEPRRVVRRREELLVYECDGLTAYRQRPPLVVLPKTTEEVQAAIHICRQYGIPFVPRGAGTGLSGGALPEENAVLIVTALMRQILQVDIPNRRVVVQPGVINSWVTQAVSPWGFYYAPDPSSQTVCSVGGNVAENSGGVHCLKYGVTTNHVLGLKLVTALGEVVDLGGWVPEMPGYDLTGVVVGSEGTLGIVTEITLNILKAPACVQVLCADFTTIAQAGAAVSAIIAAGIIPGGMEIMDNLSINAVEQVVATGCYPRDAGAVLLVELDGSPAEVDEAMTQVQQICREQGARSLQVAKDLQERERLWKGRKAAFAAMGKISRNYYVQDGVVPRSRLPWILQEIERLSRQSGYRIANVFHAGDGNLHPLILYDGTVPGAIEEVEHLGGEILKLCIQAGGSISGEHGIGAEKRCYMSELFSPEDLETMQQLRRAFDPDQLANPTKVFPTPRTCGERTWAAQRFRGLPLF, from the coding sequence GTGAACGTGGATTGGGGTCAAGTCGCCGAAGCCTTTGCCCGCGTGCTGGAACCGCGCCGGGTGGTGCGTCGCCGGGAAGAACTCCTGGTCTATGAATGCGATGGATTGACCGCCTATCGCCAGCGCCCGCCCCTGGTTGTCCTGCCTAAAACCACGGAAGAAGTGCAGGCCGCGATTCACATCTGCCGCCAGTACGGGATTCCGTTTGTACCCAGGGGCGCGGGGACGGGGCTATCGGGGGGCGCGTTGCCCGAAGAAAACGCCGTGCTTATTGTAACCGCCCTGATGCGGCAAATCCTGCAGGTGGACATTCCCAACCGGCGGGTAGTGGTGCAACCGGGGGTGATCAACAGTTGGGTGACGCAGGCGGTGAGTCCCTGGGGCTTTTACTACGCGCCCGACCCGTCGAGTCAAACAGTGTGTTCCGTGGGCGGCAACGTGGCGGAAAACTCCGGCGGCGTTCACTGTTTGAAGTACGGTGTCACGACGAATCACGTGCTCGGGCTGAAATTGGTCACGGCGCTGGGGGAAGTGGTTGATCTGGGGGGCTGGGTGCCGGAAATGCCAGGTTACGACCTTACGGGGGTGGTGGTGGGGTCGGAAGGCACGCTGGGCATCGTCACCGAAATCACGCTGAATATTCTCAAAGCGCCCGCATGTGTGCAGGTTTTGTGCGCTGACTTTACCACAATTGCCCAGGCGGGCGCAGCGGTCTCAGCCATTATCGCTGCTGGGATTATTCCGGGTGGGATGGAAATCATGGACAACCTGAGCATCAACGCGGTTGAGCAGGTGGTGGCGACCGGATGTTACCCGCGCGATGCCGGCGCTGTCTTGCTGGTGGAATTGGACGGGTCGCCAGCGGAAGTGGACGAAGCCATGACCCAGGTGCAACAGATTTGTCGGGAACAGGGCGCGCGCAGTTTACAGGTGGCGAAGGACCTGCAGGAACGGGAGCGCTTGTGGAAAGGGCGCAAAGCCGCCTTTGCCGCGATGGGTAAAATTAGTCGCAATTATTACGTGCAGGATGGGGTGGTGCCGCGCAGTCGCTTGCCCTGGATATTGCAGGAAATTGAACGTTTAAGTCGCCAATCGGGCTATCGCATTGCCAATGTGTTTCACGCCGGCGATGGGAATTTGCACCCCCTGATTCTCTACGATGGCACGGTGCCGGGCGCTATAGAAGAAGTCGAGCATCTGGGTGGTGAAATTCTCAAGTTGTGTATTCAAGCAGGCGGAAGTATCTCCGGTGAACATGGCATCGGTGCCGAAAAACGCTGTTACATGAGTGAGTTATTTAGTCCTGAAGACCTGGAAACCATGCAGCAATTACGCCGCGCTTTTGATCCAGACCAATTGGCGAATCCCACTAAAGTGTTTCCCACCCCCCGCACCTGTGGCGAGCGCACCTGGGCGGCTCAACGGTTTCGTGGGTTACCATTATTTTAA
- the gyrB gene encoding DNA topoisomerase (ATP-hydrolyzing) subunit B, producing MTAAYGAEQIQVLEGLEAVRRRPGMYIGSTGPKGLHHLVYEVVDNSVDEALAGFCTHIEVDLHPDGSVVVTDNGRGIPTEIHPKTGKSALETVMTVLHAGGKFGGDNGGYKVSGGLHGVGVSVVNALSQWVEVTVWRDGREFRQRYERGKPVTELLSTPLTEPRRGTAVAFCPDPEIFKETTEFDFTLLTSRLRELAYLNAGIHIALRDYRREPPRIETFCYLGGIREYVAYLNQEKQPLHDEVIYIQGERHHITVEVALQWCSDAYSENLLGFANNIRTVDGGTHLEGLKAVLTRTINHLARKRNKLKEQDANLAGEHIREGLTGIISVKVPNPEFEGQTKTKLGNTEVRGIVDSLVGEYLTDYLEMRPQVADAILDKAIQAYQAAEAARRARELVRRKSVLESSTLPGKLADCSSRDPSECELFIVEGDSAGGSAKQARDRRNQAILPLRGKIINIEKTDDARVYKNAEIQALIMAIGLGIKGEEFDPSKLRYHKIILLTDADVDGAHIRTLLLTFFYRYQRAIIERGHIYIGCPPLYKVERARPRQVIYCYNDRELERVKQELPANANYTIQRFKGLGEMMPEQLWETTMNPATRTLKQVTIEDAAEADRLFTILMGDRVPPRREFIETYASQLSWAELDI from the coding sequence ATGACAGCCGCCTATGGTGCTGAGCAGATTCAAGTCTTGGAGGGGTTAGAAGCGGTACGGCGGCGGCCAGGGATGTACATCGGGAGTACGGGGCCGAAGGGGTTGCATCACCTGGTGTATGAGGTAGTGGACAACTCGGTGGACGAGGCGCTGGCGGGCTTCTGCACCCATATCGAAGTGGATTTGCACCCCGACGGGTCGGTGGTGGTGACGGATAACGGGCGCGGTATTCCCACCGAAATTCATCCCAAGACGGGGAAATCGGCCCTGGAGACGGTGATGACGGTATTGCACGCGGGGGGCAAGTTTGGCGGCGATAACGGCGGTTACAAGGTCTCGGGCGGGCTGCACGGGGTGGGGGTGTCGGTGGTCAACGCCCTGTCCCAGTGGGTGGAAGTAACGGTTTGGCGGGATGGCCGCGAGTTTCGCCAGCGCTACGAGCGGGGTAAGCCGGTGACGGAATTGTTGAGTACGCCCTTGACGGAACCGCGCCGGGGCACAGCCGTGGCCTTTTGTCCAGACCCAGAAATTTTCAAGGAAACCACCGAATTTGACTTCACCCTGCTCACCAGCCGCCTGCGGGAACTGGCCTATTTGAATGCGGGGATTCACATTGCTTTGCGGGACTATCGCCGGGAGCCGCCGCGCATCGAAACCTTTTGTTATTTGGGGGGTATTCGCGAGTATGTGGCCTACCTGAACCAGGAAAAGCAACCCCTGCACGATGAGGTGATTTATATCCAAGGCGAGCGCCATCACATTACCGTCGAAGTGGCGTTGCAGTGGTGCAGCGATGCCTACAGCGAAAACTTGCTGGGGTTTGCCAACAACATCCGCACAGTGGACGGGGGCACGCACCTGGAGGGATTGAAAGCAGTGCTCACCCGCACCATCAATCACCTGGCCCGCAAGCGCAACAAACTCAAGGAACAAGACGCCAACTTGGCCGGTGAACATATCCGTGAGGGGTTAACAGGCATTATTTCCGTGAAAGTCCCCAACCCGGAATTTGAGGGGCAAACCAAGACCAAACTGGGCAATACGGAAGTGCGGGGGATTGTGGACTCCCTGGTGGGGGAATATCTCACAGACTATTTGGAAATGCGTCCCCAGGTAGCCGATGCCATTTTGGATAAGGCGATTCAGGCGTATCAAGCAGCGGAAGCGGCCCGGCGGGCGCGGGAACTGGTGCGTCGTAAATCGGTTTTAGAGTCTTCGACGTTGCCGGGGAAATTGGCCGATTGCAGCAGCCGGGACCCTAGCGAATGTGAATTATTTATTGTCGAAGGCGACAGCGCCGGTGGGAGTGCCAAGCAGGCGCGGGACCGTCGGAACCAGGCCATTCTCCCCTTGCGCGGCAAAATTATCAACATCGAAAAAACGGACGACGCGCGGGTGTACAAAAATGCGGAAATTCAAGCCCTGATCATGGCGATTGGTCTCGGTATCAAGGGGGAAGAATTTGACCCCAGTAAATTGCGTTATCACAAGATTATTCTCTTGACGGATGCGGATGTGGATGGGGCGCATATTCGTACCCTGTTGCTCACCTTTTTCTATCGCTATCAACGCGCCATTATTGAAAGGGGGCATATCTACATTGGCTGTCCCCCCCTGTACAAGGTGGAACGCGCCCGGCCCCGGCAAGTCATTTACTGCTACAACGACCGGGAATTGGAACGGGTGAAACAGGAACTACCGGCCAACGCTAACTACACCATCCAACGCTTCAAAGGGCTCGGGGAAATGATGCCGGAGCAACTGTGGGAAACCACCATGAACCCAGCAACCCGCACGCTGAAGCAAGTCACCATTGAGGATGCCGCCGAGGCTGACCGGTTGTTCACCATCCTGATGGGCGACCGGGTGCCCCCCCGGCGCGAGTTCATCGAAACCTACGCGTCGCAATTGAGTTGGGCCGAGCTGGACATTTAA
- a CDS encoding dihydroorotase, whose product MFNTHDSLWIRQARLVGDQGQLQPCHVGIRDGKIVEITIEDRRSAYDQVLDAQGWLLLPGVIDAQVHFREPGLEHKEDLHTASRACARGGVTSFLEMPNTRPLTIDQATLDDKLQRAAQKSLVNYGFFIGATRYNLEELNRVQPTCGIKIFMGSMHGDLLVDDPEVLERIFATGKRLIAVHAENHQRILERRQQFAQEFHRPDVHSDIQDEIAALQATELAVQLSIKYQRRLHILHVSTALEVEFLRQHKRPWITAEVTPQHLLLNRSAYFTLGSLAQMNPPLRTPHDNEVLWQGLQDGVIDFMATDHAPHTLAEKARPYPESPSGMPGVETFLPLMLTQAKKGRCTLAQVVQWLSTKPAQAYGIVNKGKIALGYDADLVLVDWEHEQPVRREELQTKCGWSPFEGWVLTGWPQVTIVGGQIVYYQGQFNEAVRGKPLQFQA is encoded by the coding sequence ATGTTCAATACGCATGATAGCTTATGGATTCGCCAAGCCCGCCTTGTCGGTGACCAGGGCCAGTTGCAGCCGTGCCATGTCGGGATTCGTGACGGGAAAATTGTCGAAATCACCATCGAAGACCGGCGCTCTGCCTACGACCAGGTGCTCGATGCCCAAGGCTGGCTGCTGTTGCCTGGTGTGATTGACGCCCAGGTGCATTTTCGGGAGCCAGGGCTAGAGCACAAGGAAGATTTACACACGGCCAGTCGCGCGTGCGCCAGGGGGGGCGTGACGTCGTTTTTGGAAATGCCTAACACCCGCCCGTTAACCATTGACCAGGCCACTTTGGACGACAAACTCCAGCGAGCCGCCCAGAAATCCTTGGTTAATTATGGTTTTTTTATCGGGGCGACCAGATACAACTTGGAGGAACTGAATCGGGTACAACCGACGTGTGGGATCAAGATATTCATGGGTTCTATGCATGGGGATTTGTTGGTTGATGACCCTGAGGTTTTGGAACGGATTTTTGCCACTGGAAAACGGTTAATTGCTGTCCATGCTGAAAATCACCAGCGCATTCTGGAGCGACGCCAACAATTTGCCCAGGAATTTCACCGCCCCGATGTGCATTCGGATATTCAAGATGAGATTGCCGCATTACAAGCCACTGAACTGGCCGTGCAATTGTCCATCAAGTATCAACGGCGCTTGCACATCCTGCATGTGTCAACGGCCCTAGAGGTGGAATTTTTACGCCAGCACAAACGCCCCTGGATCACAGCAGAAGTGACGCCCCAGCATCTGTTGCTGAATCGCTCGGCCTATTTCACGCTGGGGTCGCTGGCGCAAATGAATCCCCCTTTACGGACACCCCATGACAATGAGGTCTTGTGGCAAGGGTTACAGGACGGCGTGATTGATTTCATGGCGACGGACCATGCGCCTCACACGCTGGCGGAAAAGGCGCGTCCCTATCCCGAATCTCCATCCGGCATGCCAGGGGTGGAAACCTTCTTGCCCCTGATGTTGACGCAGGCGAAAAAGGGGCGGTGTACCTTGGCGCAAGTGGTGCAGTGGTTATCCACCAAACCGGCCCAAGCCTACGGCATTGTCAATAAAGGGAAAATTGCCCTGGGATATGATGCTGATTTAGTGCTAGTGGACTGGGAGCATGAGCAACCTGTGCGGCGGGAAGAACTGCAGACCAAATGCGGCTGGAGTCCCTTTGAAGGGTGGGTGTTAACGGGTTGGCCGCAGGTGACGATTGTAGGGGGACAAATTGTTTATTATCAAGGTCAATTTAATGAGGCGGTGCGGGGAAAACCCTTGCAATTTCAAGCCTAG
- a CDS encoding M61 family metallopeptidase, translating into MTLRIRYRISAPYPATHYVHIQMNVDGWNQDTLDLRLPVWTPGSYLVREYAKHLENFRVNHGLPWRKVSKNHWRIQTAGVSDIEVHYDLYANDLSVRTNHVDDTHLYLNGAATFLFIPDARHLPCEITIEPPYPDWRVSTALEPLGDYCFRALDYDMLVDSPIEVGQQAIYPFTVRGIAHELAVWGTLPVDAQPLLQDISKIVETAANIFGGLPYQQYLFLLHLPMQGYGGLEHANCCSLLYSRRQLTRPEGYQRFLNLVAHEFFHLWNVKRIKPAELVPFDYDQENYTTSLWFCEGVTSYYDLVIPWRAGLYDAKRFLELLSEEITRYYQTPGRDVQSLTEASFDAWIKYYRRDANSVNSQVSYYLKGALVTLLLDLRIRQHHQNQRSFDDVLQKMWREFGAGQMGFTPAQLYQVIQAVAGQDLRDFWRDYIEGVAPLPLAEALADFGLALQAVPGKAPFTGIALEAGRTTVKQVLRHSPAWWAGIDAGDELVAVNGQQVRPETWPELLNQWRPGETVTVTLVRREELRQYPVTLQAPAPERYQIRPLDNATDGQRSLGLGWLGAAGFDSVQ; encoded by the coding sequence ATGACGCTTCGGATTCGCTACCGCATTTCGGCACCCTATCCAGCGACGCACTACGTGCATATCCAGATGAACGTGGATGGCTGGAACCAGGACACGCTGGATTTGCGATTGCCCGTTTGGACACCGGGGTCGTATCTGGTGCGGGAGTACGCCAAGCATCTGGAGAATTTTCGGGTTAATCATGGATTGCCCTGGCGCAAAGTCAGTAAAAATCACTGGCGCATCCAAACTGCGGGCGTGTCTGACATCGAAGTGCATTACGACCTGTACGCCAATGACCTATCGGTGCGCACCAATCATGTGGATGACACGCACTTATATCTCAACGGCGCTGCCACCTTTCTTTTCATTCCCGACGCGCGTCATCTTCCCTGCGAAATTACGATTGAACCACCCTATCCCGATTGGCGGGTCAGCACAGCGCTGGAACCCTTAGGCGATTACTGCTTTCGCGCTCTGGATTACGACATGCTCGTTGATAGCCCAATTGAGGTGGGACAGCAAGCCATTTATCCATTTACCGTGCGGGGGATTGCCCATGAACTGGCGGTCTGGGGGACGCTACCCGTAGATGCCCAGCCATTGCTCCAGGACATTAGCAAAATTGTTGAGACAGCGGCCAATATATTTGGGGGTTTGCCCTATCAGCAATATCTTTTCTTGTTGCATTTACCCATGCAGGGGTATGGGGGGTTGGAGCATGCAAATTGCTGTTCACTCCTGTACAGTCGTCGCCAGTTGACCCGCCCGGAAGGTTACCAGCGGTTCTTGAACCTAGTGGCTCATGAGTTTTTCCACTTGTGGAATGTGAAACGCATCAAGCCCGCCGAGTTGGTTCCTTTTGATTACGACCAGGAAAACTACACGACATCGCTGTGGTTTTGTGAAGGGGTGACGAGCTATTACGACTTGGTGATTCCCTGGCGCGCGGGTCTATACGATGCCAAGCGATTCTTAGAATTACTCAGCGAGGAAATCACGCGCTACTACCAAACGCCAGGGCGGGACGTGCAATCTTTGACCGAAGCCAGTTTTGACGCTTGGATCAAATACTACCGCCGCGATGCCAATAGTGTGAACAGCCAAGTGTCTTATTACCTGAAGGGAGCGTTAGTGACGCTATTGTTGGATCTGCGTATTCGCCAGCACCACCAAAACCAGCGTTCCTTTGACGACGTGCTGCAAAAAATGTGGCGGGAATTCGGCGCAGGTCAAATGGGCTTTACACCCGCACAACTGTACCAAGTCATTCAGGCGGTCGCTGGTCAAGACTTGCGGGATTTTTGGCGGGATTACATCGAAGGAGTCGCACCATTGCCCTTGGCGGAAGCGCTAGCGGATTTTGGGTTGGCGTTGCAGGCGGTTCCTGGAAAAGCTCCTTTTACTGGTATTGCCCTAGAAGCGGGGCGAACAACTGTCAAACAGGTGCTACGGCATTCGCCAGCATGGTGGGCGGGCATAGACGCCGGTGACGAGTTGGTTGCGGTGAATGGGCAACAGGTGCGTCCGGAAACCTGGCCGGAGTTGCTCAACCAGTGGCGACCAGGAGAGACCGTGACGGTGACGCTGGTGCGCCGGGAAGAATTGCGCCAGTATCCAGTGACGTTGCAAGCGCCAGCGCCAGAGCGGTATCAAATTCGCCCCCTGGACAATGCCACGGATGGGCAACGGTCGCTGGGCCTGGGCTGGCTGGGAGCGGCTGGGTTCGATTCAGTACAATAG
- the miaA gene encoding tRNA (adenosine(37)-N6)-dimethylallyltransferase MiaA, producing MIAGPTASGKTDLGIALAQKLNSVIINADSRQIYQEFNIGTAKPTPAQRMLAPHYLIDWVPPTVAVTVAEYQQAAQALIADCHRRGVTPLLVGGSGLYIQAVVQGLTIPPVAPQPDLRRQLSTYSQRERYQFLQQVDPASAAKIHPHDTVRTLRALEVYYVTGVPLSHLQGQRPPTYPVLFLYLDSEFLAQRIAQRTQRMFAQGLVEETAALRQKYGPDLPLLKTLGYREVGAYLEGTIDLEQAQALLIRHTRRLAKQQRTWFRAQAGLVRLDADRPDLLPYTWQKVQDFFTTIGT from the coding sequence GTGATTGCAGGGCCGACCGCCAGTGGCAAAACCGACCTGGGGATTGCTTTAGCACAAAAGCTCAACAGTGTGATTATCAACGCTGACTCTCGCCAGATTTATCAGGAGTTCAACATCGGCACGGCCAAACCCACCCCTGCGCAACGAATGCTGGCGCCCCATTACCTGATTGACTGGGTACCGCCGACAGTGGCTGTGACGGTTGCCGAGTATCAACAGGCCGCCCAAGCGCTGATTGCCGATTGCCATCGCCGGGGCGTGACGCCGTTGCTAGTTGGGGGGAGCGGGTTGTACATCCAGGCCGTGGTGCAGGGCTTGACCATTCCGCCGGTGGCACCCCAACCCGACTTGCGGCGACAGCTCTCGACCTACAGCCAAAGGGAGCGCTATCAATTCCTGCAACAGGTGGACCCGGCCAGCGCCGCCAAAATCCATCCCCACGACACCGTGCGCACTCTGCGGGCTTTGGAAGTCTATTACGTGACGGGCGTGCCCCTGTCTCACCTGCAAGGTCAACGACCCCCCACCTATCCGGTGCTGTTTCTGTACCTGGATAGCGAGTTCCTGGCCCAACGGATTGCCCAGCGCACTCAGCGGATGTTTGCCCAGGGGCTTGTGGAAGAAACCGCTGCTTTGCGCCAGAAATATGGGCCAGACCTGCCCTTGCTGAAAACGCTGGGCTACCGGGAAGTGGGCGCTTATCTGGAAGGGACAATAGACCTGGAACAAGCCCAAGCCCTGCTGATCCGCCACACCCGTCGCCTCGCCAAGCAACAACGCACCTGGTTTCGCGCCCAGGCGGGATTGGTGCGGTTAGATGCCGACCGGCCCGATTTGCTCCCTTACACCTGGCAAAAAGTCCAGGATTTTTTCACCACCATTGGCACCTAA